The following is a genomic window from Amycolatopsis acidiphila.
GCGAGCGCGCTGAACGTGGCGAAGCCGTCCAGCGCCGGGTCGAGCTCGCCGGTCTCCCCAGGCCACAGCAGTTCCAGCGCGGCCAGCTTCGCGCTCCACACCGCGTCGTAGTCGATCAGCTCGCCGGAGCCGGGCTGGAGCGCGCGGACCTGCGCACGCGTCTGCTCGTCCGCCTCGGCAAACGCTTTCGTGTCCGTGACCCGCAGGTAGAGCGGGTTCGCGAAGCGGCGGCTGGAGGGGGAGTACGGCGAACGCTCGACGGGATGCGTCGGGCTGATCGCCTGCACCGGGTTGACCAGCAGCACGCCCGCACCCAGCTCCTCGGCGGAGCGGCGCGCGAGCACCGACAGGTCACCGTAGTCACCGGCGCCCCACGACTCGGCCGAGCGCAACGCGTACAGCTGCAGCATCCAGCCCCACGCGGGCGGCACGTCGGGCAGCCGGTCCGGCACCACCGCCAGCACCACGTCCTGATCGGCGGTGACGACCCGGTGCCAGCCCAGCGGCAGGTCGCCGGGAATGAACCGGTCGACCTCGCGCCGCGTGCCGTCTTCCAGGTGCACCACGGCCGGGCCGCCGGCGTCGTGCCCGGTGCCCTCCCGGAGCACTAGGGTCGGGGGCAGCACGGTACGTTCGCGGGTCTCACGGACCGCGGCGAGCTCGCGCCGGATCGCCTCCGGCGTCGACGCGTCGACCCCGAACTGCGCGAGTACGGCGACCACGACATCGTCGTCGACGACGACTTCGCGTTGTTCGGAGTTTTCGTACCGGGTAGCCACTCCGTACACGGCAGCGAGGGCTGTGAGGTCCGAGAGGTCCTGATCCACCCGTAAAGCATCGCGGTCCGGCGGGGACCGCGCTACCGGTAGGCATGAGACGAGGAGCACGGATGGTCCGCTGGGCGGAGCACGCGATCTTCTGGCAGGTCTATCCGCTGGGGTTCACCGGTGCGCCACGGGCCTTTTCGGACGCGCCCGGTCACCACCGGCTGCGCCAGCTGGTGGACTGGCTGGACTACGCGGTCGAACTCGGCTGCTCGGGCCTGCTGCTCGGCCCGGTGTTCGAGGCCGAGACGCACGGCTACGACACCGTCGACCACTTCCGCATCGACCCGCGGCTCGGCGACGACGAAGACTTCGACCGCCTGCTCGCCGCGGCGAACGAGCGTGGCCTGCGGGTGGTGCTCGACGGGGTGTTCAACCACGTCAGCCGGCGCTTCGCCCAGGGCAGCGACTGGTTCCGCCGTGGCGAGGACGGCGGGTACGAGGTCTTCGAGGGGCATCAGCACCTGGTCGCGCTCGACCACGACAACCCGGCCGTCGCCGACTACGTCGTCCGCGTGCTCGACCACTGGCTGGACAGGGGCATCGCGGGCTGGCGGCTCGACGCGGCGTACGCCGTGCAGCCGGAGTTCTGGCGGAAGGTCCTGCCGCCGGTGCGCGAACGGCATCCCGAGTCGTGGTTCCTCGGCGAGGTCCTGCACGGCGACTACGCCGACTACGTCGAGCGCAGCGGGCTGGACTCGGTCACCCAGTACGAGCTGTGGAAGGCGATCTGGAGCTCGCTCAACGACGGGAACTTCTTCGAGCTCGCCTGGGCGCTGAAACGGCACGCCGCGCTGCTCGACACGTTCCTGCCGCAGACGTTCATCGGCAACCACGACGTCACCCGGCTGGCCACCCGGCTGACCGACGAGCGGCACTTCGGGCACGCGCTCGCGCTGCTGATGACCCTGGGTGGCATCCCGAGCATCTACTACGGCGACGAGCAGGCGTTCCGCGGGCTGAAGGAGGAGCGCGAGGGCGGCGACGACGCCGTCCGCCCGGCGTTCCCGCGCACCCCGGACGAGCTCGCGCCGTTCGGCTGGCCGACCTACCGGCTGCACCAGCGCCTGATCGGGATGCGCCGCCGGCACCCGTGGCTCGTGCACGCCCACACGTCGGTCGACCACCTGACGAACCGGGCCGTGGCGCTGCGCGCGCAGGCGGCCGAGGGCGAGGTGCTGACGCTGCTCAAC
Proteins encoded in this region:
- a CDS encoding alpha-amylase family glycosyl hydrolase codes for the protein MVRWAEHAIFWQVYPLGFTGAPRAFSDAPGHHRLRQLVDWLDYAVELGCSGLLLGPVFEAETHGYDTVDHFRIDPRLGDDEDFDRLLAAANERGLRVVLDGVFNHVSRRFAQGSDWFRRGEDGGYEVFEGHQHLVALDHDNPAVADYVVRVLDHWLDRGIAGWRLDAAYAVQPEFWRKVLPPVRERHPESWFLGEVLHGDYADYVERSGLDSVTQYELWKAIWSSLNDGNFFELAWALKRHAALLDTFLPQTFIGNHDVTRLATRLTDERHFGHALALLMTLGGIPSIYYGDEQAFRGLKEEREGGDDAVRPAFPRTPDELAPFGWPTYRLHQRLIGMRRRHPWLVHAHTSVDHLTNRAVALRAQAAEGEVLTLLNLGDEPYRFPLDVNGFSVIGTPSHGDRPDSPVPGHSWVVLAGAPGTVSATG